A stretch of Perognathus longimembris pacificus isolate PPM17 chromosome 1, ASM2315922v1, whole genome shotgun sequence DNA encodes these proteins:
- the Rusc2 gene encoding AP-4 complex accessory subunit RUSC2 isoform X1: MDSPPKLTGETLIVHHIPLVHCQVPDRQCCGGANGGSGSTRPNPFCPPELGITHPDQDLGQADSLLYNSLHSGPGTSTLSADSTKSRGRDGRGPGAIKRHNPFLLQEGVSEPGLSDLYDDCIGDSATQQSFHLHSASQPSFHLSSFQLPPSGPGVGRPWGATRSRAGVVEGQEQEPVTSVDAQQCGRSHCCQPEMEAETMELDECGGPGGSGSGGGASDTSGFSFDQEWKLSSDESPRNPGHAGSGVQHCRCSSTSSQSEAADQSMGYVSDSSCNSSDGVLVTFSTLYNKMHGSSRANLNSAPQSCSDSSFCSHSDPGAFYLDLQPSPAESKMSCESHHPESGDREGGYGCPHASSPELDANCNSYRPHCEPCPAVADLTACFQSQARLVVATQNYYKLVTCDLSSQSSPSPAGSSITSCSEEHTKISPPPGAGPDPGASQPSEYYLFQKPEVPSEEQEVVGSTTEASAAVGPTMLEGQVYTNTSPPNLSTGRQRSRSYDRSLERSPPVRLGSLERMLSCPVRLSEGPAALAGPSSPPKRVTSFAELAKGRKKAASSGSPQLRGSIGDSSQEFSPIQEAHQDKAGPLDEGTRCSHSLPPMPLGPGLDLLGPEPWSTQVYQGPQPSEMPPTGLRAAGQGPLAQLMDPGPALPGSPANSHTQRDARARADGGGAESRPVLRYSKEQRPTTLPIQPFVFQHHFPKQLTKARALHSLSQLYSLSGCSRAPPPALLAVPTTQGPAPAPSGELQASIPQTTGRGARKAGPEPETSRPSPLGSYSPIRSAGPFGPSTDSSASTSCSPPPEQTTATESLPPWGHSCPPTGQPATCQQPQKEEQKILTLAEYRLHGTGSLPPLGSWRSGISRAESLARGGGEGSMASRPNNANHLSPQALKWREYRRKNPLGPPGLSGSLDRRPQEARLARKNPIFEFPGSFSASNHLNCRLNGYIVKPLPLACPDFQDPFSLTEKPPAEFCLSPDGNTEAISIDLLQKKGLIKAVNTAVDLIVAHFGTSRDPGVKAKLGNSSVSPNVGHLVLKYLCPAVQAVLEDGLKAFVLDVIIGQRKNMPWSVVEASTQLGPSTKVLHGLYNKVSQFPELTNHTMRFNAFILGLLNIRSLEFWFNHLYNHEDIIQTHYQPWGFLSAAHSVCPGLFEELLLLLQPLALLPFSLDLLFQHRLLQSGQQQRQHKELLRVSQDLLLSAHSTLQLARSRGQEGPGDMDRVAPGERVKGVGAPAGGEEDEEEETEGVAEATGDSGNGRWTRGGQAGWWYQLMQSSQVYIDGSTEGSRFPRGSSNSSSGTGSEKKKGSGSGGPPQAPPPREGVVEGAEACPAPEEALGRERGWPFWMGSPPDSVLAELRRSREREGPTAPSAQNEEGTSEPSPGGIKWGHLFGSRKAQRETRPTSRLPSDWLSLDKSMFQLVAQTMGARREPEPKEGVQEPASPALPSKPPCEVQALCHHLATGPGQLSFRKGDLLRVLGPAGGDWLRCSRGPDTGLVPLAYVTLTPTPSSTPGSSQN, from the exons ATGGATAGTCCCCCAAAACTGACTGGAGAGACCCTCATCGTGCACCACATTCCCTTAGTGCACTGCCAAGTCCCAGACAGGCAGTGCTGTGGAGGAGCAAATGGAGGAAGTGGGAGCACAAGACCCAATCCTTTCTGCCCACCCGAGCTGGGCATCACTCATCCTGACCAAGACCTGGGACAAGCGGACTCCCTGCTCTACAACAGTCTGCACTCTGGTCCAGGGACATCTACTCTGTCAGCAGACAGCACCAAGAGTAGAGGTCGAGATGGAAGAGGCCCTGGAGCCATCAAACGACACAATCCCTTCTTACTACAGGAGGGCGTGAGCGAGCCAGGACTTAGTGACCTGTACGATGACTGCATCGGTGACAGTGCCACCCAGCAGTCCTTCCACCTACACAGTGCCAGCCAGCCCTCCTTCCACCTGTCTTCTTTTCAGCTGCCACCGTCTGGCCCTGGAGTGGGCAGGCCCTGGGGGGCCACACGCAGTCGGGCTGGAGTGGTTGAGGGGCAGGAACAGGAGCCAGTAACATCTGTGGATGCCCAGCAATGTGGTCGTAGCCACTGCTGCCAGCCAGAGATGGAAGCAGAGACCATGGAGCTGGATGAGTGTGGGGGGCCTGGTGGGAGTGGCAGTGGAGGGGGAGCCAGCgacacctctggcttttcctttGACCAGGAGTGGAAGCTCAGTTCAGACGAATCCCCAAGAAACCCTGGACACGCCGGCTCGGGGGTGCAGCATTGCCGCTGCAGCAGCACGTCTAGTCAGTCTGAGGCAGCCGACCAGTCCATGGGCTATGTGAGTGACTCCTCCTGCAACAGTTCAGATGGTGTGCTAGTCACCTTCAGCACCCTCTACAACAAGATGCATGGCAGCTCCCGAGCCAATCTCAACTCCGCCCCACAGTCCTGCAGCGACTCCTCCTTCTGCAGCCACTCAGATCCTGGCGCCTTCTACCTGGACCTACAGCCCTCTCCAGCCGAGTCGAAGATGTCTTGTGAGTCCCACCACCCAGAAAGTGGAGACAGGGAAGGGGGCTATGGTTGTCCTCATGCCTCATCTCCTGAGCTGGATGCCAACTGCAACTCCTACCGCCCACACTGTGAGCCCTGCCCCGCAGTGGCTGACCTCACAGCCTGCTTCCAGAGCCAGGCCCGTCTTGTTGTGGCCACACAAAATTACTATAAACTTGTCACCTGTGACTTGTCCTCCCAATCATCCCCAAGCCCTGCCGGCTCGTCCATTACCAGCTGCTCTGAAGAACACACCAAGATAAGTCCCCCTCCAGGCGCTGGCCCAGACCCAGGCGCCAGCCAACCCTCGGAGTATTACCTCTTCCAGAAGCCAGAAGTTCCGTCAGAGGAACAGGAAGTCGTGGGTTCCACAACGGAAGCATCAGCAGCTGTGGGCCCTACCATGCTCGAGgggcaagtgtacacaaatacaTCCCCCCCGAACCTCAGCACTGGACGGCAGCGCTCACGCAGCTACGATCGCAGCCTTGAGCGCAGCCCTCCTGTCCGCTTGGGCTCACTGGAACGCATGCTGAGCTGCCCAGTACGCTTGAGTGAGGGCcctgcagccctggctgggcCTAGCTCCCCACCCAAGAGGGTCACCTCCTTCGCTGAACTGGCCAAGGGCCGGAAGAAAGCTGCAAGCTCTGGCTCCCCACAACTTCGGGGGAGCATTGGAGACTCCTCGCAGGAGTTCTCACCCATCCAGGAAGCCCACCAAGATAAGGCAGGCCCACTGGATGAAGGCACCCGCTGTAGCCATAGCCTACCACCCATGCCCTTGGGGCCAGGTCTAGACCTACTTGGCCCAGAGCCCTGGTCCACCCAAGTCTATCAGGGACCTCAGCCCAGTGAGATGCCACCTACTGGCCTCAGAGCTGCTGGGCAAGGCCCCTTGGCCCAGCTGATGGATCCAGGTCCTGCTCTCCCAGGGAGCCCAGCCAACAGCCATACGCAGAGGGATGCAAGAGCTAGAGCTGACG GAGGTGGTGCTGAGAGCCGACCCGTCCTTCGCTACAGCAAGGAGCAGAGGCCAACCACGCTGCCTATCCAGCCCTTCGTGTTCCAGCACCACTTCCCCAAGCAGCTGACCAAGGCCCGGGCCCTCCACAGCCTCTCCCAGCTCTATAGCCTTTCTGGCTGCAGCCGTGCCCCGCCACCTGCCCTGCTGGCTGTCCCCACCACTCAaggcccagccccagctccttcAGGGGAGCTGCAGGCATCCATTCCCCAAACCACTGGCAGAGGTGCCAGAAAAGCTGGGCCTGAGCCAGAGACCTCACGGCCATCGCCACTGGGAAGCTACTCTCCCATCCGGAGTGCCGGCCCTTTTGGGCCCAGCACTGATTCTTCTGCCTCTACTTCATGCTCCCCTCCTCCAGAGCAGACTACAGCCACAGAAAGCCTACCCCCATGGGGCCACTCCTGTCCTCCAACTGGCCAGCCTGCCACCTGCCAGCAGCCACAAAAGGAGGAGCAGAAGATACTGACCTTGGCTGAGTACCGGCTCCATGGAACAGGAAGCCTGCCGCCTCTGGGCTCCTGGAGGTCTGGCATCAGCCGGGCAGAGAGCTTGGCCCGAGGCGGTGGTGAGGGCAGCATGGCTTCCAGGCCCAATAATG CCAACCACCTCTCCCCTCAAGCCCTCAAGTGGCGGGAATACAGGAGGAAGAACCCGCTAGGGCCACCTGGTTTGTCAGGGAGCCTAGACCGAAGGCCACAGGAAGCTCGGCTGGCCCGCAAGAACCCCATCTTTGAGTTTCCTGGTTCCTTCAGTGCTTCCAACCATCTGAACTGCCGGCTGAATG GTTACATAGTGAAGCCATTACCACTGGCCTGTCCTGACTTCCAAGATCCCTTTTCCTTGACTGAGAAGCCTCCAGCAGAGTTTTGCCTGTCCCCAGATGGCAACACAGAAGCCATTTCCATTGACCTGCTTCAGAAGAAAG GACTCATTAAAGCGGTCAACACTGCTGTGGACCTCATCGTGGCCCATTTTGGCACAAGCAGGGATCCTGGGGTGAAG GCAAAGCTGGGAAACAGTTCTGTGAGCCCCAATGTAGGCCACCTGGTTCTGAAGTACTTGTGCCCAGCAGTCCAGGCCGTGCTGGAGGATGGACTCAAGGCCTTTGTGCTAGATGTCATCATTGGGCAACGTAAAAACATGCCATGGAGTGTGGTTGAAGCTTCTACGCAATTGG GCCCATCTACCAAAGTCTTGCATGGCCTCTACAACAAAGTCAGCCAGTTCCCAGAGCTCACCAATCATACCATGCGCTTCAATGCCTTCATCCTCGGCCTGCTCAA CATCCGGTCTCTGGAGTTCTGGTTCAATCATCTCTATAACCATGAAG ATATCATCCAGACCCACTACCAACCCTGGGGATTCCTGAGTGCGGCTCACTCCGTGTGCCCTGGTCTCTTtgaggagctgctgctgctgctacagcCTCTGGCCCTGCTGCCTTTCAGCCTCGACTTGCTCTTCCAGCACCGACTGCTGCAAAGcgggcagcagcagcggcagcataAGGAACTGCTGCGGGTGTCCCAGGACCTGCTGCTCTCTGCCCACTCAACACTGCAGTTGGCCCGGTCCCGGGGCCAGGAGGGCCCTGGAGATATGGACAGGGTGGCCCCTGGGGAGCGGGTGAAGGGTGTGGGTGCTCCAGCAGGTggagaagaggatgaagaagaggagacaGAAGGGGTGGCAGAGGCAACTGGGGACTCCGGGAATGGCAGGTGGACCCGAGGCGGGCAGGCTGGCTGGTGGTACCAGCTCATGCAGAGCTCCCAGGTCTATATCGATGGCTCCACCGAGGGTTCCAGGTTCCCTCGAGggagcagcaacagcagcagtggCACTGgcagtgagaaaaagaaagggtcAGGAAGTGGGGGGCCTCCCCAGGCTCCACCCCCCCGAGAGGGAGTAGTGGAGGGGGCTGAGGCCTGCCCTGCCCCTGAGGAGGCCCTTGGCCGGGAGAGGGGTTGGCCCTTCTGGATGGGGAGCCCCCCTGACTCTGTGCTGGCCGAGCTGAGGCGCAGTCGGGAGAGGGAAGGGCCCACAGCCCCATCTGCACAAAATGAGGAAGGGACCTCAGAGCCTTCACCTGGGGGCATCAAGTGGGGGCATCTCTTTGGCTCTCGGAAAGCTCAGCGGGAAACCCGGCCCACGAGCAG GCTGCCTTCAGACTGGCTGAGCCTGGATAAATCCATGTTCCAGCTCGTGGCACAGACGATGGGCGCCCGCCGGGAGCCTGAGCCCAAGGAAGGCGTGCAGGAGCCCGCctctcctgccctgccctccaaGCCTCCATG TGAGGTGCAGGCACTGTGCCATCATCTGGCCACCGGCCCTGGACAGCTGAGCTTCCGCAAGGGAGATCTCCTCCGCGTGCTGGGGCCAGCAGGAGGAGACTGGCTGCGCTGCAGTCGTGGCCCTGACACTGGCTTGGTGCCCCTGGCTTATGTGACATTAACCCCAACTCCAAGTTCAACCCCTGGAAGCAGCCAAAACTGA
- the Rusc2 gene encoding AP-4 complex accessory subunit RUSC2 isoform X2, with protein sequence MDSPPKLTGETLIVHHIPLVHCQVPDRQCCGGANGGSGSTRPNPFCPPELGITHPDQDLGQADSLLYNSLHSGPGTSTLSADSTKSRGRDGRGPGAIKRHNPFLLQEGVSEPGLSDLYDDCIGDSATQQSFHLHSASQPSFHLSSFQLPPSGPGVGRPWGATRSRAGVVEGQEQEPVTSVDAQQCGRSHCCQPEMEAETMELDECGGPGGSGSGGGASDTSGFSFDQEWKLSSDESPRNPGHAGSGVQHCRCSSTSSQSEAADQSMGYVSDSSCNSSDGVLVTFSTLYNKMHGSSRANLNSAPQSCSDSSFCSHSDPGAFYLDLQPSPAESKMSCESHHPESGDREGGYGCPHASSPELDANCNSYRPHCEPCPAVADLTACFQSQARLVVATQNYYKLVTCDLSSQSSPSPAGSSITSCSEEHTKISPPPGAGPDPGASQPSEYYLFQKPEVPSEEQEVVGSTTEASAAVGPTMLEGQVYTNTSPPNLSTGRQRSRSYDRSLERSPPVRLGSLERMLSCPVRLSEGPAALAGPSSPPKRVTSFAELAKGRKKAASSGSPQLRGSIGDSSQEFSPIQEAHQDKAGPLDEGTRCSHSLPPMPLGPGLDLLGPEPWSTQVYQGPQPSEMPPTGLRAAGQGPLAQLMDPGPALPGSPANSHTQRDARARADGGGAESRPVLRYSKEQRPTTLPIQPFVFQHHFPKQLTKARALHSLSQLYSLSGCSRAPPPALLAVPTTQGPAPAPSGELQASIPQTTGRGARKAGPEPETSRPSPLGSYSPIRSAGPFGPSTDSSASTSCSPPPEQTTATESLPPWGHSCPPTGQPATCQQPQKEEQKILTLAEYRLHGTGSLPPLGSWRSGISRAESLARGGGEGSMASRPNNGYIVKPLPLACPDFQDPFSLTEKPPAEFCLSPDGNTEAISIDLLQKKGLIKAVNTAVDLIVAHFGTSRDPGVKAKLGNSSVSPNVGHLVLKYLCPAVQAVLEDGLKAFVLDVIIGQRKNMPWSVVEASTQLGPSTKVLHGLYNKVSQFPELTNHTMRFNAFILGLLNIRSLEFWFNHLYNHEDIIQTHYQPWGFLSAAHSVCPGLFEELLLLLQPLALLPFSLDLLFQHRLLQSGQQQRQHKELLRVSQDLLLSAHSTLQLARSRGQEGPGDMDRVAPGERVKGVGAPAGGEEDEEEETEGVAEATGDSGNGRWTRGGQAGWWYQLMQSSQVYIDGSTEGSRFPRGSSNSSSGTGSEKKKGSGSGGPPQAPPPREGVVEGAEACPAPEEALGRERGWPFWMGSPPDSVLAELRRSREREGPTAPSAQNEEGTSEPSPGGIKWGHLFGSRKAQRETRPTSRLPSDWLSLDKSMFQLVAQTMGARREPEPKEGVQEPASPALPSKPPCEVQALCHHLATGPGQLSFRKGDLLRVLGPAGGDWLRCSRGPDTGLVPLAYVTLTPTPSSTPGSSQN encoded by the exons ATGGATAGTCCCCCAAAACTGACTGGAGAGACCCTCATCGTGCACCACATTCCCTTAGTGCACTGCCAAGTCCCAGACAGGCAGTGCTGTGGAGGAGCAAATGGAGGAAGTGGGAGCACAAGACCCAATCCTTTCTGCCCACCCGAGCTGGGCATCACTCATCCTGACCAAGACCTGGGACAAGCGGACTCCCTGCTCTACAACAGTCTGCACTCTGGTCCAGGGACATCTACTCTGTCAGCAGACAGCACCAAGAGTAGAGGTCGAGATGGAAGAGGCCCTGGAGCCATCAAACGACACAATCCCTTCTTACTACAGGAGGGCGTGAGCGAGCCAGGACTTAGTGACCTGTACGATGACTGCATCGGTGACAGTGCCACCCAGCAGTCCTTCCACCTACACAGTGCCAGCCAGCCCTCCTTCCACCTGTCTTCTTTTCAGCTGCCACCGTCTGGCCCTGGAGTGGGCAGGCCCTGGGGGGCCACACGCAGTCGGGCTGGAGTGGTTGAGGGGCAGGAACAGGAGCCAGTAACATCTGTGGATGCCCAGCAATGTGGTCGTAGCCACTGCTGCCAGCCAGAGATGGAAGCAGAGACCATGGAGCTGGATGAGTGTGGGGGGCCTGGTGGGAGTGGCAGTGGAGGGGGAGCCAGCgacacctctggcttttcctttGACCAGGAGTGGAAGCTCAGTTCAGACGAATCCCCAAGAAACCCTGGACACGCCGGCTCGGGGGTGCAGCATTGCCGCTGCAGCAGCACGTCTAGTCAGTCTGAGGCAGCCGACCAGTCCATGGGCTATGTGAGTGACTCCTCCTGCAACAGTTCAGATGGTGTGCTAGTCACCTTCAGCACCCTCTACAACAAGATGCATGGCAGCTCCCGAGCCAATCTCAACTCCGCCCCACAGTCCTGCAGCGACTCCTCCTTCTGCAGCCACTCAGATCCTGGCGCCTTCTACCTGGACCTACAGCCCTCTCCAGCCGAGTCGAAGATGTCTTGTGAGTCCCACCACCCAGAAAGTGGAGACAGGGAAGGGGGCTATGGTTGTCCTCATGCCTCATCTCCTGAGCTGGATGCCAACTGCAACTCCTACCGCCCACACTGTGAGCCCTGCCCCGCAGTGGCTGACCTCACAGCCTGCTTCCAGAGCCAGGCCCGTCTTGTTGTGGCCACACAAAATTACTATAAACTTGTCACCTGTGACTTGTCCTCCCAATCATCCCCAAGCCCTGCCGGCTCGTCCATTACCAGCTGCTCTGAAGAACACACCAAGATAAGTCCCCCTCCAGGCGCTGGCCCAGACCCAGGCGCCAGCCAACCCTCGGAGTATTACCTCTTCCAGAAGCCAGAAGTTCCGTCAGAGGAACAGGAAGTCGTGGGTTCCACAACGGAAGCATCAGCAGCTGTGGGCCCTACCATGCTCGAGgggcaagtgtacacaaatacaTCCCCCCCGAACCTCAGCACTGGACGGCAGCGCTCACGCAGCTACGATCGCAGCCTTGAGCGCAGCCCTCCTGTCCGCTTGGGCTCACTGGAACGCATGCTGAGCTGCCCAGTACGCTTGAGTGAGGGCcctgcagccctggctgggcCTAGCTCCCCACCCAAGAGGGTCACCTCCTTCGCTGAACTGGCCAAGGGCCGGAAGAAAGCTGCAAGCTCTGGCTCCCCACAACTTCGGGGGAGCATTGGAGACTCCTCGCAGGAGTTCTCACCCATCCAGGAAGCCCACCAAGATAAGGCAGGCCCACTGGATGAAGGCACCCGCTGTAGCCATAGCCTACCACCCATGCCCTTGGGGCCAGGTCTAGACCTACTTGGCCCAGAGCCCTGGTCCACCCAAGTCTATCAGGGACCTCAGCCCAGTGAGATGCCACCTACTGGCCTCAGAGCTGCTGGGCAAGGCCCCTTGGCCCAGCTGATGGATCCAGGTCCTGCTCTCCCAGGGAGCCCAGCCAACAGCCATACGCAGAGGGATGCAAGAGCTAGAGCTGACG GAGGTGGTGCTGAGAGCCGACCCGTCCTTCGCTACAGCAAGGAGCAGAGGCCAACCACGCTGCCTATCCAGCCCTTCGTGTTCCAGCACCACTTCCCCAAGCAGCTGACCAAGGCCCGGGCCCTCCACAGCCTCTCCCAGCTCTATAGCCTTTCTGGCTGCAGCCGTGCCCCGCCACCTGCCCTGCTGGCTGTCCCCACCACTCAaggcccagccccagctccttcAGGGGAGCTGCAGGCATCCATTCCCCAAACCACTGGCAGAGGTGCCAGAAAAGCTGGGCCTGAGCCAGAGACCTCACGGCCATCGCCACTGGGAAGCTACTCTCCCATCCGGAGTGCCGGCCCTTTTGGGCCCAGCACTGATTCTTCTGCCTCTACTTCATGCTCCCCTCCTCCAGAGCAGACTACAGCCACAGAAAGCCTACCCCCATGGGGCCACTCCTGTCCTCCAACTGGCCAGCCTGCCACCTGCCAGCAGCCACAAAAGGAGGAGCAGAAGATACTGACCTTGGCTGAGTACCGGCTCCATGGAACAGGAAGCCTGCCGCCTCTGGGCTCCTGGAGGTCTGGCATCAGCCGGGCAGAGAGCTTGGCCCGAGGCGGTGGTGAGGGCAGCATGGCTTCCAGGCCCAATAATG GTTACATAGTGAAGCCATTACCACTGGCCTGTCCTGACTTCCAAGATCCCTTTTCCTTGACTGAGAAGCCTCCAGCAGAGTTTTGCCTGTCCCCAGATGGCAACACAGAAGCCATTTCCATTGACCTGCTTCAGAAGAAAG GACTCATTAAAGCGGTCAACACTGCTGTGGACCTCATCGTGGCCCATTTTGGCACAAGCAGGGATCCTGGGGTGAAG GCAAAGCTGGGAAACAGTTCTGTGAGCCCCAATGTAGGCCACCTGGTTCTGAAGTACTTGTGCCCAGCAGTCCAGGCCGTGCTGGAGGATGGACTCAAGGCCTTTGTGCTAGATGTCATCATTGGGCAACGTAAAAACATGCCATGGAGTGTGGTTGAAGCTTCTACGCAATTGG GCCCATCTACCAAAGTCTTGCATGGCCTCTACAACAAAGTCAGCCAGTTCCCAGAGCTCACCAATCATACCATGCGCTTCAATGCCTTCATCCTCGGCCTGCTCAA CATCCGGTCTCTGGAGTTCTGGTTCAATCATCTCTATAACCATGAAG ATATCATCCAGACCCACTACCAACCCTGGGGATTCCTGAGTGCGGCTCACTCCGTGTGCCCTGGTCTCTTtgaggagctgctgctgctgctacagcCTCTGGCCCTGCTGCCTTTCAGCCTCGACTTGCTCTTCCAGCACCGACTGCTGCAAAGcgggcagcagcagcggcagcataAGGAACTGCTGCGGGTGTCCCAGGACCTGCTGCTCTCTGCCCACTCAACACTGCAGTTGGCCCGGTCCCGGGGCCAGGAGGGCCCTGGAGATATGGACAGGGTGGCCCCTGGGGAGCGGGTGAAGGGTGTGGGTGCTCCAGCAGGTggagaagaggatgaagaagaggagacaGAAGGGGTGGCAGAGGCAACTGGGGACTCCGGGAATGGCAGGTGGACCCGAGGCGGGCAGGCTGGCTGGTGGTACCAGCTCATGCAGAGCTCCCAGGTCTATATCGATGGCTCCACCGAGGGTTCCAGGTTCCCTCGAGggagcagcaacagcagcagtggCACTGgcagtgagaaaaagaaagggtcAGGAAGTGGGGGGCCTCCCCAGGCTCCACCCCCCCGAGAGGGAGTAGTGGAGGGGGCTGAGGCCTGCCCTGCCCCTGAGGAGGCCCTTGGCCGGGAGAGGGGTTGGCCCTTCTGGATGGGGAGCCCCCCTGACTCTGTGCTGGCCGAGCTGAGGCGCAGTCGGGAGAGGGAAGGGCCCACAGCCCCATCTGCACAAAATGAGGAAGGGACCTCAGAGCCTTCACCTGGGGGCATCAAGTGGGGGCATCTCTTTGGCTCTCGGAAAGCTCAGCGGGAAACCCGGCCCACGAGCAG GCTGCCTTCAGACTGGCTGAGCCTGGATAAATCCATGTTCCAGCTCGTGGCACAGACGATGGGCGCCCGCCGGGAGCCTGAGCCCAAGGAAGGCGTGCAGGAGCCCGCctctcctgccctgccctccaaGCCTCCATG TGAGGTGCAGGCACTGTGCCATCATCTGGCCACCGGCCCTGGACAGCTGAGCTTCCGCAAGGGAGATCTCCTCCGCGTGCTGGGGCCAGCAGGAGGAGACTGGCTGCGCTGCAGTCGTGGCCCTGACACTGGCTTGGTGCCCCTGGCTTATGTGACATTAACCCCAACTCCAAGTTCAACCCCTGGAAGCAGCCAAAACTGA